The window CCATCAATCTCGTAGTCTCCATCAATATACGTTGTTATGTATATTTTTTGCGATAAGAATTTACTTTCGGTGGCACCTTCACGAATTGGCATCATACCTTCAAAACTTGCATATCGAGTAATAAATGCTCCTAGTAGTATAAATATGAAAGACAAATGCAGCACTAAAGTTGCCCATTTTTCCTTTTTATATAAACGGAATCTGAAAATATTTCCAACAAAATTGATAACAAAAAACAGCATGATACCTTCAAACCACCACGTGTTATATATTAAATTCCTACTGTATGGCGTTGGAGAGGTATCCATTCCTGCATCCATAAAAGTACCAACAGCCATTGCTGTTGCAAATAAAATAAAAAGAATAGCAGTTAGTCTGGTTGAGAACAGAATATTGGAGAGTTTCTTTAGCATAATCACAAGCTTTTTTTTGCTCGTGCAAATTTAGGGTTTTTTGTTTATTTAAGAGTCTAAACGAAACAAATATTGTGTTAAATTATGCTTCCCTTATAACTTCGTCTGTTTTTGAAAAGAATTTACGAAACCACTCTAATCACTATAAACTTTGCCAAGTATTTTGTTCCACAGAATCACACTTCCAAAAAATCGCAAAACGTTGAAGCTTTTGACACTAATTACTAGGACTGAATACTGAGACCGAATACTGCGACTGAATACTGTGACTGAATCCTGCTTACTCCTTTCCTCGTGCAGCAAAAATATTCATATACATAAAAGTGCCCATTTTTCTGGCTCTTCGTTTTGCATTATCTGCAATTTCCCCTTCAAACATTTCGTCTAAAGTTTGATACCATAAATTTAACCAAATACCAAAGTGTAGATTATCTATAGTATGGTTAAATTTCTTGTCTACTCTAACATGTGCTTCTAACGGATTTCCACGATATTTCTTTTCTAATTTTCGAGTCATAAAAAGACTCGTTTCCCAAAAAGTAGTCAAGTGTTCCAAATGTGCTTCCCAATCTGTAATGGTTTCATTAAAAAACGGGCCAAGTGTTTCCTCTTTCCTAACTTTTTTATAAAAATTAGAAACTAACAAAAAGATATCTTCTCGCGTATTTATATCGGATTTATTCATGTTATCGAAATTAAGTCTTTATTTTGAAAAAAGGAATTAAATATTCTTAATTAGTAATTGATTATTCTTATTATTTTAGCAAAATGATTAACGTAGTATTACTTGGTGCAGGAAATGTAGCAACCCACTTATTTAAAGCTTTTACAAATGCGGAAGAAGTAACTGTAAAACAATGGTATAATAGAAACCTAAGAACCATTGAAAAGCATAAAAACAAAGTTGCAATTACAGATAATTTAGAGGATTTAGTAGCAGCAGACATTTACATTTTAGCCGTAAGTGACGATGCTGTCGCCGATTTATCTTCACAACTTCCGTTTGAAAACAGATTAGTGGTGCATACTTCTGGTAGTGTTAGCTTATATGCTATTGACAAAAAACACAAACGTGGTGTTTTCTATCCGTTACAAACGTTTAGCAAAGCTGCTAATGTCGATTTTTCAGATGTTCCTTTGTGTTTAGAAGCTTTAAAAAACAAAGAAGATCTTCCTATCTTGAAAAAATTAGCAAAAGCAATTGGTAGTCAACCACATAAAGTGAATAGCGATCAACGTGCTGCCTTACATTTGGCTGCTGTTTTTGTGAATAATTTCACCAATCAGATTTACAGACTAGCACATGAAATCACAGAATCTCAAGGTGCAGAATTTGAAATATTAAAACCCTTAATTAAAGAAACAGCTAGAAAGCTAGACGAAGTTTCTCCTTTTCTAGCACAAACTGGTCCTGCAAAACGCAACGACAAAAAGACAATAAAAAAACATTTAAAAGCGCTAACTGATGAACATCATAAAGACGTTTACGAGTTGCTAACTAAATCAATACAACAAACACATGGCACTTTCACTAAACCGAAAGCGAAGCCAAATAAAAAATAAATACCATGGAAGACAAAAGCTATAAAGAATACCTAAACCAAATCACTACATTTATTTTTGATGTAGACGGCGTACTTACAGACGGAACCGTAACGGTTACCACAGATGGCGAAATGCTAAGAACCATGAACATCAAAGATGGTTATGCTTTAAAAACTGCTGTAGATAAAGGGTATCATGTATGTATTATTTCTGGTGGAAGTAATGAAGGCGTTAGAAAACGTTTAGAAAACTTAGGTCTTACTGACATTTATCTTGGCGCACATAATAAAATTGAGCAGCTTAACGATTACCTAGAAAAGCATAGCTTAAAATTAGAAAATGCTTTATACATGGGAGATGACATTCCGGATTACCCAGTTATGCAATTAGTTGGCCTACCTGCTTGTCCGCAAGATGCTGTTCCAGAAATCAAAGCTATTTCGAAGTATATTTCACACAAAAACGGAGGAAAAGGTGCTGTTCGTGATGTTATTGAGCAAGTACTAAAAGTACAAGGAAAATGGAATGGTAGCTTTGATGCGAAGTATGACTAGGTTTTAGTGTTCAGCCACAGTTGCAGTGTTCCAAAAATAAAATACTCGTGTAATCCTTGTCCTTTTTTAATTATTACTTTTTAATTTTTACTTTAAATAAATGCAAAGTATTTTAAAACTCATTCGCTGGAAAAACTTAATCATGATTGCCTTGGTGCAATTATTAATTAAATATGCGCTTTTCGAGCCTTTTGGAGTAACCATTACATTAAACGGCATAGGTATTTCGGTTTTAATTTTAGCTACATTATGTTTGGCTGCTGCAGGAAACATTATAAATGACATTTATGATGTAGAAACCGACTTAGTAAACAAACCAGAACGCGTAATTGTTGGTAAAACCATTTCAGAAAAAACAGCCTATAACTTGTTTTTCGCGCTTAATATTATTGGTGTTGGACTTGGCTTTTACTTGTCGCATGTGGTTGGTAAAAGTCCGTTTTTCACCTTATTCGTGATTATTTCAGCACTACTTTACATTTATGCTTCCTATTTAAAACAACTGCCTTTTATTGGCAATATTGTGATTTCTGCTTTAGTCGCTTTAAGCTTAATTATTGTCAGTATTTTTGATTTACTTCCTGCGATTACCCCTTCCAATAAAGAAGCTCAATTAACTTTTTTTAAAATTGTTCTAGACTACGCTCTTTTCGCATTTATTATAAATCTTATTCGCGAAATGGTTAAAGACATGGAAGATATTGATGGAGATTACAAAGCACAGATGAACACATTGCCCATTGCTATTGGAAGAGATCGAGCGAATAAAATCATCTTTATTCTTTCATTAATCCCTATAGTTGCTGTTATATTTTACATCACTAATTTTTTATATAAACAAGAAATTGCTGTTGCTTACTTCCTAATACTCGTAGTAGCTCCCCTGATTTATATTAGTATAAAACTGTTTTCAGCAAAAACAAAAAAAGAATATTCACATATTAGTATTATATTAAAACTTGTTATGCTTTTCGGAATGCTTTCCATGCTACTTTATCCTTTAATTTTAAAATAATGCTAAAAGAAAAACTTAAAAATTACAATCTGATTCTTGCTTCTGCTTCACCTAGAAGACAGAAATTTTTCTCAGATCTAGATCTAGATTTTACTATTCAATTAAAACCCGTTGTTGAAGAATACCCTAAGAAACTTCGTCATTTTGAAATCACAGATTATCTAGCACAACTAAAGGCCCTTCCTTTTAAAGCCGATTTACAAGCCAAAAATATTTTGGTAACTAGTGATACTATTGTTTGGCAAAACGAAAAAGCATTAGGAAAACCTAGAGATAGAGACGAAGCTTTTCAAATATTAAAAGCCTTAAGCAATGCAACACATGAAGTTATTACATCCGTTTGTTTTACGACTACAAATTCGCAAAAAACAGTAAGTAATGTTACTAAAGTTACCTTTAAAGAATTAACCGATGACGAAATTAATTACTATCTAGACCATTATAAACCTTATGATAAAGCTGGTGCTTACGGCATACAAGACTGGATTGGCTATATCGCAATTACTAAAATTGAAGGTTCTCATTATAATGTGATGGGTTTACCCCTTCATTTAGTGTATCAAACATTATTAGAAATTGTAAACTAACCGCTTTTTTTGTTTTTAAGAACGAAATCTAATTTATCTTTGTGCTTTAATAAAGTTTATGAAAGATTTTTTTACCACATATAACGACCAATTAATTAATTCCTTAATTCTATTAGGAGTCTTTATAATTATTTGGATGATTCAGAAAATTTCTATTCGTAAAATCGGAAGAAAATCTGGCATCAATGATGCGCGTATTCATTTAATTATTAGATATTCTTCGGTTACATTATTCTTTGTTTTCGCACTTATTTTAGCTTTTATTTTTGGTGCGCAATTAGAAGAACTGGCACTAGTATTTTCTTCTGTTTTTGCAGTTATTGGTATTGCTTTATTTGCAATTTGGTCTATTTTAAGCAATATTACTTCTGGAGTAATTATGTTTTTCTCTTTTCCGTATAAAGTAGGTGATAAAATTCAAATACACGATAAAGATTTTCCAATAGTAGCCATTATTGAAGACATTAGAGCGTTTCAATTACACCTTAGACAAGACAATGGTGATTTGGTAACGTACCCTAATAATCTCATTTTGCAGAAGGCCGTTACCCTATTACAAAAAGATGCTATTGAAGATTTTGAACACGGCTCTGACCTTATCTAAATATTAAGTTAAATAAACATTAAAACCCGTTCTTACGCTCGTATCTTTTTTATATTTGGCTCTTAAACCAACTATAATCATGCGCAAGCTACTACTCTATTTTTTCATTTCTTTTTTCACCAATTCCAGCTTACTAGCACAACAACCTAAAAAACCAAATGCTTCTCAAATTTTTGAATCTATAAAAAAACTAAATTTCTTAGGATCTGTTTTATATGTTGCCGCGCATCCAGATGACGAAAACACACGTTTAATCTCGTATATGGCAAACCATGTAAAAGCAAGAACAGCATACTTATCGCTAACTCGTGGTGACGGCGGACAAAATCTTATTGGTCCAGAAATAAGAGAACTTCTTGGGGTAATTAGAACACAAGAATTACTTACTGCAAGAAATATAGATGGCGGCGAACAACGTTTTACAAGAGCAAACGATTTTGGCTACTCCAAACACCCAGACGAAACTTTGGCTATTTGGAATAAAGAAGAAGTGTTAAGCGATGTCGTTTTGGCAATTCGTCAATTTAAACCAGACGTTATTATTAATCGTTTTGACCACAGAACACCAGGAAAAACGCATGGTCACCATACCAGTTCGGCCATATTGAGCTTAGAGGCTTTTGATATTACTAATGATAATACGAAGTACACCAACCAACTAAAAGATACTGGTTTGTGGCAAGCACAACGTGTGTTTTTTAATACTTCATGGTGGTTTTATGGAAGTCAAGAAAAATTTGACAAAGCAGATAAAAGCAAACTCCTACATTTTGATATTGGCGAATACTACGCTTCTAGCGGATTGAGTAATACCGAAATTGCTTCACTAAGTAGAAGTCAGCATAAATCACAAGGTTTTGGAAACACAGGTACTCGTGGTAGCCAAATGGAATATATAGAATTGATTAAAGGCGAAATGCCTTCCGATCCATCGAATGTTTTTGAAGGAATTGATACCACATGGAATCGTGTTAAAGGAGGAACAGCAATAGGAAACATTTTATACCAAGTAGAAAAAGATTACGATTTTACAAACCCTTCTGCTTCCATCCCTGAATTATTAAAAGCATATCAATTAATTGAAAAATTAGAAGATACCCATTGGAAGAATATTAAATCGGAAGAAATTAAAAACCTCATCTATAATTGTGCAGGATTATACCTAGAAGCCGTTGCAGAAAGCAATCATGCAACAGCAAACGAAATGGTTAATTTAAATATAGAACTTATTAATAGAGCTGCTGAAAATGTACAATTAAAAACGTTACAGATTAATAACGACGCTTCCATTTTAGAAACGCAAGTTTTAGCTAAAAATGAAAAAGTAGCACTTAAAAAATCTTTTACTGTAAATGCTAACCAAGAACCAACAACGCCATATTGGTTAACAAAAAAAGGAACACTTGGCATGTATCAAGTAGATGATAAAAGTCTGATAGGTAAACCAGAAACTCCTCGTTATTTTAATGTTACTTTTGGTTTAAGCATAAACAATATTGCTATTAGTTTTACAAAACCTATTATATACAAAACCAACGACCCAGTAAAAGGAGAAGTATACAAACCGTTTGAAATCATATCTGAAGCTTCCGCAAAAATTGCAGAAAAAGTAATCATTTTTGAAAATGACAAGCAAAAAGAAATCCCTGTAATTATTAAAGCAGGAAAAGATAACCTAGAAGGTTATGTAGAAATTGCACATCCAAAAGATTGGAGTGTTTTTCCGGAAAAGCAAAAAATATCCATAGCCTATAAAGGTCAAGAACAAACATTAATATTTACAGTTATTCCTCCTAAAAATCAAAGCGAAGGATTAATAACGCCGATGGTACATGTTGGAGAAAACACATACACCAAAGAGCTTATAGAAATAGACTACGATCATATTCCATTTCAAACGGTTTTATTACCAAGCGAAAGCAAAGTAGTACGTTTAGACATTCAGAAAAGAGGAGAAAACATTGCATATATTGAAGGTGCTGGAGATGTGGTTCCAGAAAGCTTACAGCAAATTGGTTATAACGTAGTTACTATTAATCCAGAAGACATTAATGCTGAAACATTAAGTAGGTTTGATGCTGTAGTTGTTGGTATTAGAGCATACAACACGGTAGAAACTTTAAAATTTAAACAACAAGCTTTGTTTGATTTTGTCGCTAATGGCGGAAACATGATTGTGCAATACAACACCAACCATAGATTAAAAACAGAGGAAATTGCTCCGTATTCTTTAGCGCTTTCTCGAGATCGTGTAACCGACGAAAATGCCAAAGTAACCTTACTAGAACCAAATCATAAGTTACTTAATTTTCCGAATAAAATAACGGAAAAAGATTTTGAAGGCTGGACGCAAGAACGCGGTTTATATTTTCCAAACAAATGGTCTAAAGAGTTCACTCCTATTCTATCGATGCATGACAAAGGAGAATCTGCAAAAAAAGGAAGTTTACTAGTCGCAAAACATGGCAAAGGATATTATATATACACAGGATTAAGTTTCTTTAGAGAGTTTCCTGCTGGAGTTTCTGGCGCATATCGACTTTTTGCTAATATGTTAAGTATTGGGAAAGAAAATATGAATACTGAAAACGCAATAAAAAACTAAACTGTCAGCCAGAGCTTATCGTAGCCTTCTTATGCAAATAAGTGAAAATTCGACAAGTTCAATTACACATCATCTTTAAAACCGACTACAATGAACCAACCAAAATACAAATGGAATAACATGTACACCTTAGTACTTGTAGCCAACGCAGTCTATATCATTGCATTTTACTTTATAACCAAAGCACTATAAATTATGCAAACATTAGATTGGATTGTACTTATTAGCACCTTATTACTAATTGTTGGTTATGGAACATGGCAAACACGTGGAAGTAAAAACGTTCAAGATTATTTAAGAGGAGGAAATTCTTCTAAATGGTGGACTATTGGTTTATCGGTAATGGCAACACAAGCCAGTGCAATTACCTTTCTTTCTACTCCTGGTCAAGCTTTTAATGACGGAATGGGTTTTGTGCAATTCTATTTTGGATTACCAATAGCCATGGTGGTAATTTGCATGGTTTTTATTCCACTTTATCACAAACTGAAAGTCTATACTGCTTATGAGTTTCTAGAAACCAGATTCGATTTAAAAACGAGAACATTAACAGCTATTTTATTTTTAATACAACGTGGTTTAGCAGCAGGAATTACCATTTTTGCGCCTGCAATTATACTATCTGCGGTATTGGGTTGGAATTTATTATTACTAAACATCATCATTGGAGTTCTCGTAATTATTTACACCGTTTCAGGAGGAACGCGTGCAGTAAACGTGACACAAAAGCATCAAATGGTAGTGATTTTCACAGGGATGGTAATTGCTTTTATTTTAATAATCAATAAGCTTCCTGCTGATATCAACTTTTCTAAAGCTCTACATATTGCTGGAGCTAGCGGAAAAATGGAGGTCTTAGATTTTTCTTTCAACTTAAATAATCGCTATACATTCTGGTCTGGAATTATTGGCGGAACCTTTTTAATGCTTTCGTATTTTGGTACAGACCAAAGTCAGGTGCAACGTTATTTGTCAGGAAAATCACTGAGGGAAATGCAACTTGGGTTAATATTTAATGGATTATTAAAAGTGCCAATGCAATTCTTCATTTTGCTAGTAGGTGTCATGGTGTTTGTGTTTTATCAATTCAATCCTGCGCCAATGAATTTTAATCCTACAGCAACAGAGTTAGTTTTAAATTCGGAATATGCAGCCGAGTATAAATCCCTTCAGCTAGAACAAGAAAAAATATTTAACGACAAGCAAACTTTAATCAATAAGTATACAGATTCGGAAAGCGAACAATTAAAAAGCTACATTAACTTAGCCAATGAAGCAAGTGATGATATTAGAAACGAAGCCAAACTTTTAATCGATAAAGCTGGAGAAGCGCAACAAGTAAAAGTAGA is drawn from Lacinutrix sp. WUR7 and contains these coding sequences:
- a CDS encoding Rossmann-like and DUF2520 domain-containing protein, whose protein sequence is MINVVLLGAGNVATHLFKAFTNAEEVTVKQWYNRNLRTIEKHKNKVAITDNLEDLVAADIYILAVSDDAVADLSSQLPFENRLVVHTSGSVSLYAIDKKHKRGVFYPLQTFSKAANVDFSDVPLCLEALKNKEDLPILKKLAKAIGSQPHKVNSDQRAALHLAAVFVNNFTNQIYRLAHEITESQGAEFEILKPLIKETARKLDEVSPFLAQTGPAKRNDKKTIKKHLKALTDEHHKDVYELLTKSIQQTHGTFTKPKAKPNKK
- a CDS encoding mechanosensitive ion channel family protein → MKDFFTTYNDQLINSLILLGVFIIIWMIQKISIRKIGRKSGINDARIHLIIRYSSVTLFFVFALILAFIFGAQLEELALVFSSVFAVIGIALFAIWSILSNITSGVIMFFSFPYKVGDKIQIHDKDFPIVAIIEDIRAFQLHLRQDNGDLVTYPNNLILQKAVTLLQKDAIEDFEHGSDLI
- a CDS encoding group III truncated hemoglobin produces the protein MNKSDINTREDIFLLVSNFYKKVRKEETLGPFFNETITDWEAHLEHLTTFWETSLFMTRKLEKKYRGNPLEAHVRVDKKFNHTIDNLHFGIWLNLWYQTLDEMFEGEIADNAKRRARKMGTFMYMNIFAARGKE
- a CDS encoding sodium:solute symporter; the protein is MQTLDWIVLISTLLLIVGYGTWQTRGSKNVQDYLRGGNSSKWWTIGLSVMATQASAITFLSTPGQAFNDGMGFVQFYFGLPIAMVVICMVFIPLYHKLKVYTAYEFLETRFDLKTRTLTAILFLIQRGLAAGITIFAPAIILSAVLGWNLLLLNIIIGVLVIIYTVSGGTRAVNVTQKHQMVVIFTGMVIAFILIINKLPADINFSKALHIAGASGKMEVLDFSFNLNNRYTFWSGIIGGTFLMLSYFGTDQSQVQRYLSGKSLREMQLGLIFNGLLKVPMQFFILLVGVMVFVFYQFNPAPMNFNPTATELVLNSEYAAEYKSLQLEQEKIFNDKQTLINKYTDSESEQLKSYINLANEASDDIRNEAKLLIDKAGEAQQVKVESNDKDYVFIHFILNNLPRGLIGLLLAVILSAAMSSTSSELNALASTTTIDLYKRNTSEKTEKEMVKTSRLFTLAWGIIAIGVACVANLAENLIQLVNIIGSIFYGNVLGIFLLAFFFKSVKANAVFVAALITQVLVIALFMLNQYEMINLPFLWLNFVGCMIVMAIALLISFKDLKKNSKFALSLIAIALCSFGYVVLN
- a CDS encoding PIG-L family deacetylase yields the protein MRKLLLYFFISFFTNSSLLAQQPKKPNASQIFESIKKLNFLGSVLYVAAHPDDENTRLISYMANHVKARTAYLSLTRGDGGQNLIGPEIRELLGVIRTQELLTARNIDGGEQRFTRANDFGYSKHPDETLAIWNKEEVLSDVVLAIRQFKPDVIINRFDHRTPGKTHGHHTSSAILSLEAFDITNDNTKYTNQLKDTGLWQAQRVFFNTSWWFYGSQEKFDKADKSKLLHFDIGEYYASSGLSNTEIASLSRSQHKSQGFGNTGTRGSQMEYIELIKGEMPSDPSNVFEGIDTTWNRVKGGTAIGNILYQVEKDYDFTNPSASIPELLKAYQLIEKLEDTHWKNIKSEEIKNLIYNCAGLYLEAVAESNHATANEMVNLNIELINRAAENVQLKTLQINNDASILETQVLAKNEKVALKKSFTVNANQEPTTPYWLTKKGTLGMYQVDDKSLIGKPETPRYFNVTFGLSINNIAISFTKPIIYKTNDPVKGEVYKPFEIISEASAKIAEKVIIFENDKQKEIPVIIKAGKDNLEGYVEIAHPKDWSVFPEKQKISIAYKGQEQTLIFTVIPPKNQSEGLITPMVHVGENTYTKELIEIDYDHIPFQTVLLPSESKVVRLDIQKRGENIAYIEGAGDVVPESLQQIGYNVVTINPEDINAETLSRFDAVVVGIRAYNTVETLKFKQQALFDFVANGGNMIVQYNTNHRLKTEEIAPYSLALSRDRVTDENAKVTLLEPNHKLLNFPNKITEKDFEGWTQERGLYFPNKWSKEFTPILSMHDKGESAKKGSLLVAKHGKGYYIYTGLSFFREFPAGVSGAYRLFANMLSIGKENMNTENAIKN
- a CDS encoding geranylgeranylglycerol-phosphate geranylgeranyltransferase encodes the protein MQSILKLIRWKNLIMIALVQLLIKYALFEPFGVTITLNGIGISVLILATLCLAAAGNIINDIYDVETDLVNKPERVIVGKTISEKTAYNLFFALNIIGVGLGFYLSHVVGKSPFFTLFVIISALLYIYASYLKQLPFIGNIVISALVALSLIIVSIFDLLPAITPSNKEAQLTFFKIVLDYALFAFIINLIREMVKDMEDIDGDYKAQMNTLPIAIGRDRANKIIFILSLIPIVAVIFYITNFLYKQEIAVAYFLILVVAPLIYISIKLFSAKTKKEYSHISIILKLVMLFGMLSMLLYPLILK
- a CDS encoding HAD family hydrolase; its protein translation is MEDKSYKEYLNQITTFIFDVDGVLTDGTVTVTTDGEMLRTMNIKDGYALKTAVDKGYHVCIISGGSNEGVRKRLENLGLTDIYLGAHNKIEQLNDYLEKHSLKLENALYMGDDIPDYPVMQLVGLPACPQDAVPEIKAISKYISHKNGGKGAVRDVIEQVLKVQGKWNGSFDAKYD
- a CDS encoding Maf-like protein encodes the protein MLKEKLKNYNLILASASPRRQKFFSDLDLDFTIQLKPVVEEYPKKLRHFEITDYLAQLKALPFKADLQAKNILVTSDTIVWQNEKALGKPRDRDEAFQILKALSNATHEVITSVCFTTTNSQKTVSNVTKVTFKELTDDEINYYLDHYKPYDKAGAYGIQDWIGYIAITKIEGSHYNVMGLPLHLVYQTLLEIVN